In Rhineura floridana isolate rRhiFlo1 chromosome 1, rRhiFlo1.hap2, whole genome shotgun sequence, the following proteins share a genomic window:
- the PIGC gene encoding phosphatidylinositol N-acetylglucosaminyltransferase subunit C: MLPVYLGQNTRQRWQKVLYKRQPFPDNYVDQSFLEKLRKNVHAHKYQYWAVVFESGVVIQQLCSVCVFTVIWWYMDVGLLAPQWLLGAGLVSSLIGYVFFDAVDSGTGRNQSGQTRWADLKNTVVFVAFTYGFSPVLKTLTESISTDTIYAMSSFMLLGHLIFYDYGANAAIVSSTLSLNMAIFASVCLASRLPRSLHAFVMVTFAIQIFALWPMLQKKLKAQTPRCYVVVTLLFAVFALVGLLTISSVGTVLFALLLLSISCLCPYCLIRLQLFKDNIHGPWDEAEIKEDLSKFLM, translated from the coding sequence ATGCTACCTGTCTATCTGGGACAGAACACAAGGCAGCGCTGGCAGAAGGTATTGTACAAGAGGCAGCCATTTCCTGATAACTATGTGGACCAGAGTTTCCTAGAGAAGCTACGCAAGAATGTCCATGCACACAAGTACCAGTATTGGGCAGTGGTGTTTGAATCTGGAGTGGTGATACAGCAGCTGTGCAGCGTCTGTGTTTTTACTGTCATCTGGTGGTACATGGATGTGGGACTCCTGGCTCCCCAGTGGTTACTTGGAGCTGGCCTGGTGTCGTCCTTAATTGGTTATGTCTTCTTTGATGCCGTAGACTCAGGAACAGGAAGAAACCAGAGTGGCCAGACACGATGGGCAGATCTGAAAAATACAGTGGTATTTGTGGCCTTCACctatggtttctctccagtgttGAAAACATTAACAGAGTCCATCAGCACAGACACTATTTATGCCATGTCTTCCTTCATGCTCCTAGGACACCTGATCTTCTATGACTATGGGGCCAATGCTGCCATTGTGTCCAGTACATTGTCTCTCAACATGGCCATCTTTGCCTCCGTCTGCTTGGCCTCACGGTTGCCCCGGTCCTTACACGCCTTTGTCATGGTGACATTTGCTATCCAGATATTTGCCCTATGGCCCATGCTGCAAAAGAAGCTCAAAGCCCAAACTCCTCGCTGCTATGTGGTAGTCACTCTCCTTTTTGCTGTGTTTGCCTTGGTGGGCCTGCTGACCATCTCCAGCGTTGGCACTGTTCTTTTTGCCCTTCTTCTGCTCTCCATCTCATGTCTGTGCCCATACTGCCTCATCAGGCTACAGCTCTTCAAAGACAACATCCATGGGCCTTGGGATGAAGCTGAAATCAAGGAAGACCTGTCCAAGTTTCTCATGTAG